Part of the Rhodospirillales bacterium genome, GCCCCCTTCGCCACTGCGTCGGCCACGTGCTCCTCGACTTTGGCGACGGCGCGTTCGTTGATCAACGGGCCCTGGTCCACTCCCGGCTGCAAACCTGGCCCGACCTCGAGATGCCCGACCGCATCGGTGAAGCGATCCAGGAAAGCGTCGTAGAGTTCGCGGTGGACGAAGATCCGGTTGGCGGCGAGGCAGTCCTGGCCGGTGGTCTGGAATTTCGCGGCGACGGCGCCGCCGACTGCAGCATCGAGGTCGGCGTCTTCGCAGACGATCAGCGGCGCATGGCCGCCGAGCTCCATGGACATCTTCTTGACCGATGCCGCGCCTTGCGCCAGCAGCAGCCGCCCGACCTCGGTAGAGCCCGTGAACGACACCGCCCGCACCTTCAGATGGGTGCAGAGCTCACCAACCACTTCGGACGCCTTGCCGGTAACCACCGAAAAAACCCCTGCCGGAACGCCGGCGCGTTCCGCCAGTACGGCCAGCGCCAGAGCCGAGAACGGCGTTTCCGAGGCCGGCCGGACCACCATGGTGCAGCCGGCGGCCAGGGCTGCGCCGGCCTTGCGGGTGATCATCGCCGACGGAAAATTCCACGGCGTCACCGCCGCCGTCACTCCGATCGGCTCACGGCTGACAAGGAGCTTGCGGCCGGTCAGGTGGCTGGGAATGGTATCGCCGTACAGCCGTTTTCCTTCCTCGGCGAACCAGTCGAGAAAGCTTGCCGCATATTCCACCTCGCTGCGGCTCTCTGCTAGCGGCTTGCCCTGCTCACAGGTCATGAGGACCGCGAGGTCATCGCGGTTCCGGCGCATCTGCTCCGCCCAGCGGCGCAGCGTGCCGCCACGCTCATCCGGCAGCAACCGCCGCCAGGATGCGAACGCTCGCGCCGCGGCGGTGATCGCTTCACGGGTTTCTGCCGCACCCATTGCTGGCACCGTGCCGAGCACGCGGCCCGAGGCGGGGTCGGTGACGTCGGTGGTGCTGCCGCCGGCAGCGTCCCGCCATTGGCCGCCGATGAAGGCGCGCTGGGCAAACAGCGACGGATCTTTCAAGCGCCCGTAGAGGACGCGATGATCGAGGGTGAGGACGGAGGCTGCTGTGGTCATGCCGCCAGCTCCTTTCCACGGTGGTGACCGCAAAGCCCATCGCCTTGCGCCGCTGCAACCGCTATGCGGCCATCAGGCATGTTCAGGCACTACAGCCGGCGCCGGCCATCGCTTTGTCTTTGGCGTTGGCGGTGCGATCTGCGGCCGGGCAGGCCTGCGCTTTGCAACGATGCTCAGTCTAGCGAGACGGCTGCCGAGGGTGCATTCGATGTGGCCGGCGAAAACCGAAGAATCGCCAGCCGCACCCCAAGATCGCCGAAGAATCTTCGGGCAGGCATACCCGAAAACCGCCCGACGATCAGCCGAGGCGAGGTGCCTGATCCTGGGCGTCCAAGAGGGTATGGATCGGATAGGCGAGCTGGCGTTTGACAAGCTTGGTGACGAAGTACGTGTAATACTTGGCGATGCCGATTTCAGCAGCCAGCAGCCGGTCCATGATTGACTGATAGTGCTCGATATCGACGGCAAGAACCTTCATCACGTAGTCCATGCCACCGCCGATCGAGTACACTTCGAGAACCTCCGTCACCGCCGCGATCCCCTTCTCAAAGCGGGAGAAGTCGTCGGCATGGTGCGATTGCAGGGTCACCTGGACCCAGGCCGTGGTGGCATGGACGATGCGGGCGAGGTCGATGTCGGCGTGGTAACCGCGGACGCATCCCCCCTCCTCCAGCCTGCGGAGCCGCTCGAAGCAAGCACTGGGCGACAGATGAACCCGCTCCGCCAGACGCTGCTTGGTCATCCGGCCGTCTTCCTGCAAAGCGGCGAGAATTTTCAGGTCGAGGCCGTCGAGCTTCGTGGCCATCGGCATGGCGGCGCTCATTCAGATGAGCGAAGCGAGTAGGTCGGGTGGCATGTCCTGCGCGATGACTGCCAGACAATCGCCCCGCTGAATCAAGCCTGGCGCATGGCGGCAGAACACCATCCCAGCGGTCTTGGCGGCATACTCTGCGGGGGGGCGCTCCAGGTCTTCGTAGTCGTAGATCCGTGCCAGCACATCGCCTGCCGCCACTTCGTCGCCGAGATCGACGATCATCTCGAGGATACCGGCGTGGGCGACGATGGTGAAGCCCGCGGCGTCAGGCGTGTGCATCAGCCTGGTCTGCTTACTTAAGTCCGCGAAACCCGCCAGTACCCCGAAATGCCGGAGCAGCTTATAGACGCCGCGTTCGGCAATGCCGACCGAAGTCGCCGATGACGTTCCGATCCCTCCCAGTTCGGTGGAAATAAAGATCTTGCCCATCTCTTCGACGGCCGTATCCAGCATGCCCTGGGTGTCAAGCTCACGGAGGATCATGCCGATGGGGGCACCGAAACTCTTCAGCGCGGCAAACGTCCGAACCATGAGCTCCGGGTCATCCAGGTGGTGCATGACCACGCTGGGCAGATAGTTGAGGGTCTTGCCGCCGGCGTGGAGATCGACGACGGCATCGGCGAGAGGAAGGATGCTCCGGTAGACGAAATCGGCGATCAGATCGGTGATCGTGCCCTCCGGATTGCCCGGGAACACGCGGTTCATGTTGCGGCCGTCTATGGGCGACAGCCGGGTGGCGGTGCGCACCGCCGGCAGATTGAGGCAGGGGATGATTATGACCCGCCCGCTAACATCGGCGGCAGAAAGGCTTTTGGCGAGCTTGATCAGGGCGATCGGCCCTTCATACTCGTCGCCGTGCGATCCGCCGATGAACAGGGCCGTCGGACCCTCGCCGTTCTTCACGCAGACGATGGGGATCTGCAGCGATCCCCACGCACTGTCGTTGCGGGAGTGCGGAACGGTCATGAAGCC contains:
- a CDS encoding Lrp/AsnC family transcriptional regulator, producing the protein MATKLDGLDLKILAALQEDGRMTKQRLAERVHLSPSACFERLRRLEEGGCVRGYHADIDLARIVHATTAWVQVTLQSHHADDFSRFEKGIAAVTEVLEVYSIGGGMDYVMKVLAVDIEHYQSIMDRLLAAEIGIAKYYTYFVTKLVKRQLAYPIHTLLDAQDQAPRLG
- a CDS encoding NAD-dependent succinate-semialdehyde dehydrogenase, with amino-acid sequence MTTAASVLTLDHRVLYGRLKDPSLFAQRAFIGGQWRDAAGGSTTDVTDPASGRVLGTVPAMGAAETREAITAAARAFASWRRLLPDERGGTLRRWAEQMRRNRDDLAVLMTCEQGKPLAESRSEVEYAASFLDWFAEEGKRLYGDTIPSHLTGRKLLVSREPIGVTAAVTPWNFPSAMITRKAGAALAAGCTMVVRPASETPFSALALAVLAERAGVPAGVFSVVTGKASEVVGELCTHLKVRAVSFTGSTEVGRLLLAQGAASVKKMSMELGGHAPLIVCEDADLDAAVGGAVAAKFQTTGQDCLAANRIFVHRELYDAFLDRFTDAVGHLEVGPGLQPGVDQGPLINERAVAKVEEHVADAVAKGARLLVGGGRHGLGGLFFQPTVLADVTPAMKIFREETFGPVAAVLPFETEGEAIARANDSEYGLAAYVFARDLGRIFRLTDGLEYGMVAVNCAKMTGAPIPFGGVKQSGLGREGSRYGIDDYSELKYVCLGGLDH
- the doeB gene encoding N-alpha-acetyl diaminobutyric acid deacetylase DoeB, with the translated sequence MEKVSGGAAVVAAAFSAQRSNTPSRVSCTVDFEANGRQAGFMTVPHSRNDSAWGSLQIPIVCVKNGEGPTALFIGGSHGDEYEGPIALIKLAKSLSAADVSGRVIIIPCLNLPAVRTATRLSPIDGRNMNRVFPGNPEGTITDLIADFVYRSILPLADAVVDLHAGGKTLNYLPSVVMHHLDDPELMVRTFAALKSFGAPIGMILRELDTQGMLDTAVEEMGKIFISTELGGIGTSSATSVGIAERGVYKLLRHFGVLAGFADLSKQTRLMHTPDAAGFTIVAHAGILEMIVDLGDEVAAGDVLARIYDYEDLERPPAEYAAKTAGMVFCRHAPGLIQRGDCLAVIAQDMPPDLLASLI